In the Caenorhabditis elegans chromosome X genome, one interval contains:
- the col-183 gene encoding Nematode cuticle collagen N-terminal domain-containing protein (Confirmed by transcript evidence) codes for MESHVDLKLRTYRFIAYSAVAFSCIAAVSLCFTLPLLYNYVQNTKIQVQKESMYCKGSVHDMWSDIRDMEVTHNRTARQAYASAGGAGGGGGYGAGGGGGGGGGEAAGGGGGCTGCCNPGPPGPGGRPGKPGTPGKPGAPGNPGASGKGAAAPCEPSTPPPCQPCPAGPPGPPGPDGTPGEPGGPGPAGSPAGPSGPGPAGPPGPAGPPGNDGQPGQPGGPGQDGASSAGGEAGPGPAGPPGPAGPAGPDGQSGSGSAGGPGPKGPPGPAGQPGSDGNPGTAGPPGNPGGEGEKGICPKYCAIDGGIFFEDGTRRR; via the exons ATGGAGTCTCACGTGGATCTTAAGCTTCGTACCTATCGCTTCATTGCCTACTCGGCAGTTGCCTTCTCTTGCATTGCTGCTGTTTCACTTTGCTTCACCTTGCCCCTGCTGTACAATTATGTGCagaatacaaaaattcaagttcaaaaGGAATCTATGTACTGCAAG GGATCAGTTCACGATATGTGGTCTGATATCAGGGATATGGAAGTGACCCATAACAGAACTGCCAGACAGGCTTATGCATCAGCTGGAGGAGCaggaggaggtggaggatACGGCGctggaggaggaggaggcggTGGAGGTGGAGAAGCTGCTGGTGGAGGCGGTGGGTGTACAGGATGCTGTAACCCAGGTCCACCAGGACCAGGAGGAAGACCAGGAAAGCCAGGAACCCCAGGAAAACCTGGTGCACCAGGAAATCCAGGAGCTTCTGGAAAGGGTGCAGCAGCTCCCTGCGAGCCATCTACACCACCACCATGCCAACCATGCCCAGCTGGACctccaggaccaccaggaccagatGGAACTCCAGGAGAGCCAGGAGGCCCAGGACCAGCAGGATCCCCAGCTGGACCATCAGGaccaggaccagctggaccaccaggaccagcaGGACCACCTGGAAACGATGGACaaccaggacagccaggaggGCCAGGACAAGATGGAGCAAGCAGTGCTGGAGGAGAAGCTGGACCAGGACCTGCAGGACCACCTGGACCAGCCGGACCAGCGGGACCAGACGGACAAAGTGGAAGTGGATCTGCTGGAGGACCAGGACCAAAGGGACCACCAGGACCTGCTGGACAACCCGGAAGTGATGGAAATCCAGGAACAGCAGGACCTCCAGGAAACCCAGGAGGAGAAGGAGAAAAAGGAATCTGTCCAAAGTACTGCGCTATCGATGGAGGAATCTTCTTCGAGGATGGAACTCGTCGTCGTTAA
- the efn-3 gene encoding Ephrin RBD domain-containing protein (Confirmed by transcript evidence), with protein MSSSWALFLLLFVAPLVSCRNYHDVMWNSKQFPVAFKTTPIKVDLGDQLTIICPKAYGMTYEYAKLYWVGETEWSQCWLHEPVWLGVCATENYTTEVKLIFRQTNPIPDGMDFQVGKTYYIISTSTGDIEGINQAVGGLCKYHHMKLAISVVGYEKQSHSKSEITEKNFAHGIGYEIHEVGQLVSSGHQNFTLLTTTSLLFCTMFLSGVLF; from the exons atgagcTCAAGCTGGGCCCTGTTTCTGTTGCTGTTCGTGGCGCCCTTAGTCTCGTGCCGTAATTACCACGATGTTATGTGGAATTCCAAACA gttcCCGGTTGCGTTCAAAACCACACCTATTAAAGTTGATTTAGGGGACCAGTTGACAATTATCTGTCCAAAAGCATACGGAATGACATACGAATATGCAAAATTGTATTGG GTTGGAGAAACGGAATGGTCTCAGTGTTGGCTTCACGAGCCAGTTTGGCTCGGAGTTTGTGCAACCGAAAATTATACG acagaaGTTAAACTAATCTTCCGCCAAACTAACCCAATCCCTGACGGTATGGATTTCCAAGTTGGAAAAACCTACTATATAATTT CGACTTCTACTGGTGATATTGAAGGCATAAATCAAGCAGTCGGGGGACTGTGTAAGTATCATCATATGAAACTGGCAATCTCGGTAGTTGGGTATGAAAAGCAGTCGCATTCAAAATCcgaaatcactgaaaaaaactttgctCATGGGATCGGATACGAAATTCATGAAGTGGGACAACTCG tttcctcAGGCCACCAAAACTTTACGCTCTTGACCACAACGTCACTACTTTTCTGCACAATGTTCTTAAGCGGTGTTTTGTTTTAG
- the F02D10.2 gene encoding Transposase (Predicted), with product MYSNLLGGKKDNRNRPKQVRFGTGQAFDGNVSIFRQIDVSKSPTLSGVSLQ from the exons ATGTATTCCAACCTTCTTGGAGGAAAAAAAGATAAC cgaaatcgTCCAAAACAAGTTCGATTTGGCACAGGACAAGCTTTCGATGGAAATGTAAGTATATTCAGGCAAATCGACGTTTCGAAGAGCCCAACACTTTCGGGGGTAAGCCTTCAGTAA
- the tre-4 gene encoding Trehalase (Confirmed by transcript evidence), whose translation MRWTPQLLISVLIGYVQARLEISELRFKDILSSHYIFKPLEVPCNESLCTGPLSEIYCHGPILTNSWQFGLQKTCPGDKLKVTAKEVLANFNKLPWPLKKEVFQQFCEEHFEQVNYLEVVNLTDYEVQPKFLNEIGNLSHRKLAAEMHERWERLARQFTSDVQHHPDLYPLIPVQNPFIVPGGRFDVYFYWDTFWIIKGLLVSRMFETTKGIINNFSNLVVTLGYIPNSGNLQLSRRSQPPLFPHMIWEYTKATGNYEKQWIDSMDMEMKFWENNRTIAIGTHKLFLYKTLTNCPRPENFLGDFNIGKAAKTPSDVWRSISSACESGWDFSSRWMHNNDTDLSSIHTDLIIPVDLNVFIANNYRYMAYYANHFGRFDKSASYRQKYEKLRYAIQEVLWDNNLGAWFDYDISIQKRNLNFYPSNVYPLMLEGMDKFADRVEDYMKKSGALEFVGGIPSSLPAQSTQQWDFPNVWAPNQHFVIQSFMACNNSFLQQEAKKQAMEFIETVYNGMYNPIAGLDGGVWEKYDARSTNGAPGAGGEYVVQEGFGWTNGAVMDLIWTLRDSHKKQIRSENLKLDQGQHFALVLTAFIFCIAIAFIVIIKGIIKGNTLNQRDDEEAGARLLAEENDEDDQEEL comes from the exons ATGAGATGGACGCCACAATTACTAATAAGTGTTTTAATTGGTTATGTTCAAGCAAGACTAGAAATCAGTGAGCTGAGGTTTAAAGATATATTA AGCTCTCACTACATTTTCAAACCCCTGGAAGTCCCTTGCAACGAAAGTCTCTGCACTGGACCTCTCTCAGAAATCTATTGCCATGGcccaattttaacaaattcctGGCAGTTTGGACTACAGAAAACATGTCCTGGAGACAAACTCAAGGTTACTGCAAAAGAGGTTCTCGCTAATTTTAACAA GTTGCCGTGGCCTTTGAAGAAGGAAgtatttcagcaattttgCGAGGAACATTTCGAGCAAGTAAACTATTTGGAAGTTGTAAATCTTACAGATTATGAAGTTCAGCCTAAGTTTCTGAATGAAATTGGGAATTTGAGCCACAg aaaacttgctGCAGAAATGCACGAGAGATGGGAACGACTTGCACGCCAATTCACTTCCGATGTGCAACACCATCCAGATTTATATCCTCTTATTCCCGTGCAAAACCCGTTCATTGTGCCAGGCGGCCGATTTGACGTATATTTCTACTGGGATACTTTTTGGATCATCAAAGGTCTACTCGTCTCAAGAATGTTCGAAACGACTAAAGGGatcatcaataatttttcaaatctagtGGTCACACTGGGCTATATCCCAAATTCTGGAAACTTGCA GTTGTCTAGAAGGTCTCAACCACCACTCTTCCCACATATGATATGGGAGTACACTAAAGCTACGGGTAACTATGAAAAACAATGGATAGATAGTATGGATATGGAAATGAAGTTTTGGGAGAATAATCGAACGATTGCGATAGGAACTCACAAGTTATTCCTTTACAAG ACACTCACAAATTGTCCGCGACCTGAAAACTTCCTAGGAGATTTCAATATTGGAAAAGCTGCCAAAACTCCATCAGACGTTTGGCGGTCTATATCATCAGCATGTGAGAGTGGATGGGATTTCAGTTCTAGATGGATGCACAATAACGATACAG ATCTATCAAGTATTCACACCGATCTAATTATTCCTGTcgatttgaatgttttcatcGCAAACAACTATCGGTACATGGCATACTATGCAAATCATTTTGGAAGATTTGA TAAGTCTGCAAGCTATCGGCAAAAGTATGAGAAACTACGCTATGCAATTCAGGAAGTATTGTGGGATAATAATTTAGGCGCTTGGTTTGACTACGATATTTCAATACAGAAACGAAA tttgaacTTCTACCCATCAAATGTGTATCCATTAATGCTGGAAGGGATGGATAAGTTTGCCGATCGTGTTGAAgattatatgaaaaaatcgGGAGCATTGGAGTTTGTGGGCGGTATTCCATCTTCGTTACCTGCTCAGTCCACGCAACAGTGggattttccaaatgtttgGGCTCCAAATCAACATTTTGTAATTCAAAGCTTTATGGCTTGCAATAACAGTTTCCTGCAGCAA gaagCTAAAAAACAAGCTAtggaatttattgaaactgtGTATAACGGAATGTACAACCCAATAGCAGGACTAGATGGAGGAGTATGGGAAAAGTACGACGCGAGGAGCACGAATGGGGCTCCAGGAGCTGGAGGAGAGTACGTG GTTCAAGAAGGATTTGGTTGGACAAATGGAGCCGTTATGGACCTCATTTGGACACTTAGAGACTCTCACAAAAAACAGAttagatctgaaaatttgaagcttgATCAAGGCCAACACTTTGCATTGGTGTTAACAGcttttatattttgtattGCCATAGCTTTTATTGTGATTATCAAAGGAATTATCAAAGGAAACACTTTAAATCAACGGGATGATGAAGAAGCCGGTGCCCGTCTACTCGCGGAAGAAAACGACGAGGACGACCAAGAAGAGCTgtga
- the srd-50 gene encoding Serpentine receptor class delta-50 (Partially confirmed by transcript evidence) gives MMSAMETNMVLILTIFYNAYFLLAISSQLLLLYLMLKCQNRSLHEMRIYLFNILGLQFISTFSAFVLQCRIVPSSGTVAMLCYGPCKYLGNIVCEVLFHILQTSLIACATALIIAFYYRYEMLTNNSFTRSGHYKQLVISYCVPLVFLICEVLSPNDVNKLVAELTVLHPTYGLENYAILGFSDVKTVAASSQTLMLMIGLYGTPFIALVFRKKIIKILHSSRSYHAEKIVQTKSMIQGLTLQTLLPLICYCPGFTYYIYSQYTQSSSLFVEFAVSPYGFVYTIFDPLLTIYYVLPYRRTFKAIFSKHNSTTSATFVHSETARRVA, from the exons ATGATGTCGGCCATGGAAACTAATATGGTCTTGATCTTGACGATATTTTATAATGCGTATTTCTTATTGGCAATTTCTTCGCAACTTTTATTACTTTATCTTATGTTGAAATGTCAAAATCGATCGCTTCATGAAATgcgaatttatttatttaatatcCTGGGATTACAGTTTATATCTACATTTAGCGCGTTTGTACTACAGTGCAG aattgtGCCGAGTTCTGGAACAGTAGCAATGTTATGCTATGGACCATGCAAGTATCTGGGGAACATAGTATGTGAAGTACTATTCCATATTCTTCAAACTTCTTTAATCGCGTGCGCTACGGCATTGATAATTGCATTTTATTATCGATACGAAATGCTTACAAATAACAGTTTCACAAGAAGTGGTCACTATAAGCAACTGGTTATTAGCTATTGTGTTCCACTGGTTTTTCTA ATATGCGAAGTTCTTTCTCCAAATGATGTTAACAAGCTGGTTGCCGAATTAACAGTTTTACACCCAACCTATGGTCTTGAAAACTATGCCATTCTTGGATTTTCGGATGTTAAAACTGTTGCCGCATCATCGCAGACTCTAATGCTAATGATAGGACTTTACGGTACTCCATTTATTGCATTGGTTTTTAGAAA aaaaataatcaaaatccTTCATTCGTCGAGATCCTATCACGCTGAAAAGATTGTGCAGACAAAGAGCATGATTCAG GGACTCACTCTCCAAACATTGCTTCCTTTAATCTGCTACTGTCCCGGATTCACGTATTACATATATTCACAGTATACCCAATCGTCAAGTCTTTTCGTAGAATTTGCAGTCAGCCCATACGGATTTGTCTATACAATTTTTGACCCACTTCTTACAATTTACTATGTGCTCCCGTATCGAAGAACTTTTAaagcaatattttcaaaacataacaGCACGACAAGTGCGACTTTTGTCCATTCAGAAACAGCTAGACGGGTGGCCTGA
- the col-184 gene encoding Nematode cuticle collagen N-terminal domain-containing protein (Confirmed by transcript evidence) gives MSYAVAVTSAASIVATGMLLISVGNIISDLNNLQLEITDGMNDFKMKSDETWSRILSLHVNPTGETAAPPNFKTLFGRHKRDNSQCHCGLQSQGCPDGPPGARGPQGAPGLPGAPGVDGKPGVDGKSLTYVHAAEADCIPCPGGEAGPPGPDGEPGVRGPNGPPGPNGHPGQPGRPGPAGPAGPEGKDGPVGPHGPAGPAGPRGTRHSAGVPGKPGDVGPCGPEGPKGAPGTPGKNGAPGDRGFGGQPGVPGEPGEDGTPGEPGADGAPGDDAGYCACPGRTMFEA, from the exons ATGTCGTACGCGGTTGCAGTCACAAGTGCTGCATCAATTGTTGCCACTGGCATGTTGCTCATTTCCGTTGGAAATATTATCTCGGACTTGAATAATTTGCAATTAGAGATTACCGATGGAATGAATGATTTCAAG ATGAAGTCCGATGAGACATGGTCTCGCATCCTCTCCCTTCACGTCAACCCAACTGGCGAGACCGCTGCCCCACCAAACTTCAAGACTCTTTTCGGACGTCACAAGCGTGACAACAGCCAATGCCACTGCGGACTTCAGTCTCAAGGATGCCCAGACGGGCCACCAGGAGCTCGTGGACCACAAGGAGCGCCAGGACTtccaggagctccaggagtTGATGGAAAGCCAGGAGTCGACGGAAAATCTCTCACATATGTTCACGCCGCAGAGGCTGATTGCATTCCATGCCCAGGAGGAGAGGCTGGACCACCTGGACCAGATGGAGAGCCAGGAGTCCGAGGACCAaatggaccaccaggaccaaaCGGACAtccaggacaaccaggaagaccaggaccagccggaccagCTGGGCCAGAAGGAAAAGACGGACCAGTTGGACCACATGGACCAGCCGGACCAGCCGGACCACGCGGAACTCGCCACTCCGCCGGAGTACCAGGAAAACCAGGAGATGTCGGACCATGCGGACCAGAAGGACCAAAGGGAGCCCCAGGAACTCCAGGAAAGAACGGAGCTCCAGGAGATCGTGGATTTGGTGGACAACCAGGAGTTCCAGGAGAGCCAGGAGAGGATGGTACTCCAGGAGAACCAGGTGCCGATGGTGCTCCAGGAGACGATGCCGGATATTGCGCATGCCCAGGAAGAACCATGTTCGAGGCCTGA
- the col-184 gene encoding Nematode cuticle collagen N-terminal domain-containing protein (Partially confirmed by transcript evidence) — protein MNLFQMSYAVAVTSAASIVATGMLLISVGNIISDLNNLQLEITDGMNDFKMKSDETWSRILSLHVNPTGETAAPPNFKTLFGRHKRDNSQCHCGLQSQGCPDGPPGARGPQGAPGLPGAPGVDGKPGVDGKSLTYVHAAEADCIPCPGGEAGPPGPDGEPGVRGPNGPPGPNGHPGQPGRPGPAGPAGPEGKDGPVGPHGPAGPAGPRGTRHSAGVPGKPGDVGPCGPEGPKGAPGTPGKNGAPGDRGFGGQPGVPGEPGEDGTPGEPGADGAPGDDAGYCACPGRTMFEA, from the exons ATGAATTTGTTTCAGATGTCGTACGCGGTTGCAGTCACAAGTGCTGCATCAATTGTTGCCACTGGCATGTTGCTCATTTCCGTTGGAAATATTATCTCGGACTTGAATAATTTGCAATTAGAGATTACCGATGGAATGAATGATTTCAAG ATGAAGTCCGATGAGACATGGTCTCGCATCCTCTCCCTTCACGTCAACCCAACTGGCGAGACCGCTGCCCCACCAAACTTCAAGACTCTTTTCGGACGTCACAAGCGTGACAACAGCCAATGCCACTGCGGACTTCAGTCTCAAGGATGCCCAGACGGGCCACCAGGAGCTCGTGGACCACAAGGAGCGCCAGGACTtccaggagctccaggagtTGATGGAAAGCCAGGAGTCGACGGAAAATCTCTCACATATGTTCACGCCGCAGAGGCTGATTGCATTCCATGCCCAGGAGGAGAGGCTGGACCACCTGGACCAGATGGAGAGCCAGGAGTCCGAGGACCAaatggaccaccaggaccaaaCGGACAtccaggacaaccaggaagaccaggaccagccggaccagCTGGGCCAGAAGGAAAAGACGGACCAGTTGGACCACATGGACCAGCCGGACCAGCCGGACCACGCGGAACTCGCCACTCCGCCGGAGTACCAGGAAAACCAGGAGATGTCGGACCATGCGGACCAGAAGGACCAAAGGGAGCCCCAGGAACTCCAGGAAAGAACGGAGCTCCAGGAGATCGTGGATTTGGTGGACAACCAGGAGTTCCAGGAGAGCCAGGAGAGGATGGTACTCCAGGAGAACCAGGTGCCGATGGTGCTCCAGGAGACGATGCCGGATATTGCGCATGCCCAGGAAGAACCATGTTCGAGGCCTGA